In the genome of Hugenholtzia roseola DSM 9546, one region contains:
- a CDS encoding SpoIIE family protein phosphatase, translated as MKKKTILCVDDEQIVLNSLKSEISRHFGGRIAVEIAESAEEALEVLDFLLRRNHEIVVVVSDYVMPNMKGDELLSRVHEMLPATKKILLTGQANLEGVTNAINQASLYRYIAKPWETNDLMMTLEAAVQSYEQDTLLQAQNEELRLLNANLEQKVAERTAALQETNNQIQASIRYAQRIQSAVLPSLETIAKSFSDYFIFYQPRDVVSGDFYWFAEKEHKTIIVAADCTGHGVPGAFMSLIGNDLLNRAVHDREVHAPEKILEQVDKSLNRVWRNENTTLRDGMDVSVVVIDRQEQTLSFAGARGVVLVFDAKGQMHYLKGDKTSIDGRKVSVFTRQSLPLEGKTRFYLYSDGFQDQFGGEDNFKFTSKRLRNFIAELQTQPLTAQSQIVADTFFKWKGDLKQTDDVLLMGFEI; from the coding sequence GTGAAGAAAAAAACAATCCTTTGTGTTGATGACGAACAGATTGTTCTCAATAGCCTCAAAAGCGAAATTTCGCGACACTTTGGGGGGCGTATCGCTGTCGAAATTGCCGAAAGTGCCGAAGAAGCCTTAGAAGTCCTCGATTTTCTCTTGCGTAGGAATCACGAAATTGTGGTAGTGGTATCCGACTATGTCATGCCCAATATGAAAGGCGACGAACTCCTTTCAAGGGTACATGAAATGCTCCCTGCCACTAAAAAAATCCTACTCACAGGACAAGCCAATTTAGAAGGCGTTACCAACGCCATCAACCAAGCCAGCCTATACCGCTATATCGCCAAGCCGTGGGAAACCAACGACCTGATGATGACCTTAGAAGCCGCTGTGCAAAGCTATGAACAGGATACCCTTTTGCAGGCACAAAACGAGGAATTGCGATTGTTAAATGCCAATTTGGAGCAGAAAGTAGCCGAGCGCACCGCCGCTTTGCAGGAAACGAACAATCAAATTCAAGCCTCTATTCGCTATGCGCAGCGGATTCAGTCGGCAGTATTGCCAAGTTTGGAAACCATTGCCAAATCGTTTTCAGACTATTTCATTTTTTATCAGCCGCGTGATGTGGTCAGTGGCGATTTTTATTGGTTTGCTGAAAAAGAGCATAAGACCATCATAGTGGCGGCAGACTGCACAGGGCATGGCGTGCCGGGTGCTTTTATGTCCCTTATCGGGAATGATTTGCTCAATCGCGCCGTCCATGATAGGGAAGTGCATGCCCCTGAAAAGATTTTAGAGCAGGTAGATAAGAGCCTAAATCGCGTTTGGCGCAATGAAAATACAACGCTTCGCGACGGCATGGACGTGTCTGTGGTCGTGATAGATAGGCAGGAACAGACGCTTTCTTTTGCAGGAGCGCGTGGGGTAGTCTTGGTATTTGATGCCAAAGGGCAAATGCACTATCTCAAAGGCGACAAAACCAGCATCGATGGTAGGAAAGTATCGGTCTTTACAAGACAGAGTTTGCCCCTTGAAGGTAAAACGCGCTTCTACCTCTATTCTGACGGTTTTCAAGACCAATTTGGGGGAGAAGACAACTTCAAATTCACGAGCAAACGCCTACGAAATTTTATCGCCGAGCTGCAAACGCAGCCGCTAACGGCACAGAGTCAAATTGTGGCAGATACCTTTTTCAAATGGAAAGGCGACTTGAAACAGACCGATGATGTCTTGTTGATGGGTTTTGAAATATAA
- a CDS encoding response regulator, with translation MKKNKAILCVDDDSTVLDSLKTQLINIFSDEFIIETAESGEEALEIIEFLGRRKIDTLLIITDWLMPKMKGDELLVKVHNKFPRISKIMLSGQADERAIQNAFKNANLAAFISKPWQTEDLVAAIKPLLSDK, from the coding sequence ATGAAAAAAAATAAAGCCATACTTTGTGTAGATGACGATTCTACTGTTTTGGATAGCCTCAAAACACAACTTATCAACATCTTTTCAGACGAGTTTATCATCGAAACCGCAGAAAGTGGTGAAGAAGCCTTAGAGATTATCGAATTTCTGGGTAGGCGCAAAATAGACACGTTGCTTATCATCACCGACTGGCTCATGCCCAAAATGAAGGGCGACGAACTTTTAGTAAAAGTGCATAACAAGTTTCCGCGCATCTCTAAAATTATGCTCTCTGGACAAGCCGACGAGCGAGCCATTCAGAACGCCTTTAAAAATGCCAACTTAGCCGCCTTTATCTCGAAGCCTTGGCAGACGGAAGATTTGGTCGCTGCCATCAAGCCCCTACTTTCCGACAAGTAA
- a CDS encoding DUF697 domain-containing protein has protein sequence MIDYLLFKLREKMKMEDDRQKADKIIENAVVLAMASAFIPVPWLDMAAVTLVQVDMVRRLAESKGIDATDATIESLVSTLSGGLLAKLGSQALKLIPGWGTIAGGIGMAVFSGASTYAAGKTFAYHFETGGDLSNFDTEAVKKFYAEQFEKGKDFARQMKDDVEKRAKEAYRDFEKEGFDAFGKEKKPKKDFEFEEADFEEVASNQKAQNNQNTKQAQSQQAPQNEAQTPPTSGQSDLVAELEKLADLKQRGILSEEEFQKLKAKVLEKF, from the coding sequence ATGATAGACTACCTGCTTTTCAAACTTCGCGAAAAAATGAAGATGGAAGACGACCGCCAAAAGGCGGATAAAATCATTGAAAATGCCGTTGTCTTGGCGATGGCTTCGGCTTTTATACCTGTGCCTTGGCTCGATATGGCAGCCGTTACGTTGGTGCAGGTAGATATGGTGCGCCGCTTGGCAGAATCAAAAGGCATTGATGCCACTGATGCAACGATAGAGAGCTTGGTCAGTACGCTTTCAGGAGGCTTACTCGCCAAATTAGGCTCACAAGCCCTCAAACTTATTCCGGGCTGGGGTACGATAGCAGGCGGTATCGGCATGGCAGTCTTTTCGGGAGCTTCTACCTACGCGGCAGGCAAGACCTTTGCCTACCACTTTGAAACAGGTGGCGATTTGAGCAACTTCGACACCGAAGCCGTTAAGAAGTTCTACGCCGAACAATTTGAAAAGGGAAAAGACTTTGCCCGCCAAATGAAAGATGATGTAGAAAAAAGAGCCAAAGAAGCCTATCGCGATTTCGAAAAAGAGGGTTTTGATGCCTTCGGAAAAGAAAAAAAGCCCAAAAAAGATTTTGAATTTGAAGAAGCCGACTTTGAAGAAGTAGCTTCCAATCAGAAAGCACAAAACAACCAAAACACAAAGCAGGCACAAAGCCAACAAGCACCTCAAAACGAAGCCCAAACCCCGCCCACAAGCGGACAGAGTGATTTGGTAGCCGAACTCGAAAAATTAGCCGACCTCAAACAGAGAGGCATTTTGAGCGAAGAAGAGTTCCAAAAACTCAAAGCGAAAGTTTTAGAAAAGTTTTAG